In the genome of Cucurbita pepo subsp. pepo cultivar mu-cu-16 unplaced genomic scaffold, ASM280686v2 Cp4.1_scaffold000656, whole genome shotgun sequence, the window NNNNNNNNNNNNNNNNNNNNNNNNNNNNNNNNNNNNNNNNNNNNNNNNNNNNNNNNNNNNNNNNNNNNNNNNNNNNNNNNNNNNNNNNNNNNNNNNNNNNNNNNNNNNNNNNNNNNNNNNNNNNNNNNNNNNNNNNNNNNNNNNNNNNNNNNNNNNNNNNNNNNNNNNNNNNNNNNNNNNNNNNNNNNNNNNNNNNNNNNNNNNNNNNNNNNNNNNNNNNNNNNNNNNNNNNNNNNNNNNNNNNNNNNNNNNNNNNNNNNNNNNNNNNNNNNNNNNNNNNNNNNNNNNNNNNNNNNNNNNNNNNNNNNNNNNNNNNNNNNNNNNNNNNNNNNNNNNNNNNNNNNNNNNNNNNNNNNNNNNNNNNNNNNNNNNNNNNNNNNNNNNNNNNNNNNNNNNNNNNNNNNNNNNNNNNNNNNNNNNNNNNNNNNNNNNNNNNNNNNNNNNNNNNNNNNNNNNNNNNNNNNNNNNNNNNNNNNNNNNNNNNNNNNNNNNNNNNNNNNNNNNNNNNNNNNNNNNNNNNNNNNNNNNNNNNNNNNNNNNNNNNNNNNNNNNNNNNNNNNNNNNNNNNNNNNNNNNNNNNNNNNNNNNNNNNNNNNNNNNNNNNNNNNNNNNNNNNNNNNNNNNNNNNNNNNNNNNNNNNNNNNNNNNNNNNNNNNNNNNNNNNNNNNNNNNNNNNNNNNNNNNNNNNNNNNNNNNNNNNNNNNNNNNNNNNNNNNNNNNNNNNNNNNNNNNNNNNNNNNNNNNNNNNNNNNNNNNNNNNNNNNNNNNNNNNNNNNNNNNNNNNNNNNNNNNNNNNNNNNNNNNNNNNNNNNNNNNNNNNNNNNNNNNNNNNNNNNNNNNNNNNNNNNNNNNNNNNNNNNNNNNNNNNNNNNNNNNNNNNNNNNNNNNNNNNNNNNNNNNNNNNNNNNNNNNNNNNNNNNNNNNNNNNNNNNNNNNNNNNNNNNNNNNNNNNNNNNNNNNNNNNNNNNNNNNNNNNNNNNNNNNNNNNNNNNNNNNNNNNNNNNNNNNNNNNNNNNNNNNNNNNNNNNNNNNNNNNNNNNNNNNNNNNNNNNNNNNNNNNNNNNNNNNNNNNNNNNNNNNNNNNNNNNNNNNNNNNNNNNNNNNNNNNNNNNNNNNNNNNNNNNNNNNNNNNNNNNNNNNNNNNNNNNNNNNNNNNNNNNNNNNNNNNNNNNNNNNNNNNNNNNNNNNNNNNNNNNNNNNNNNNNNNNNNNNNNNNNNNNNNNNNNNNNNNNNNNNNNNNNNNNNNNNNNNNNNNNNNNNNNNNNNNNNNNNNNNNNNNNNNNNNNNNNNNNNNNNNNNNNNNNNNNNNNNNNNNNNNNNNNNNNNNNNNNNNNNNNNNNNNNNNNNNNNNNNNNNNNNNNNNNNNNNNNNNNNNNNNNNNNNNNNNNNNNNNNNNNNNNNNNNNNNNNNNNNNNNNNNNNNNNNNNNNNNNNNNNNNNNNNNNNNNNNNNNNNNNNNNNNNNNNNNNNNNNNNNNNNNNNNNNNNNNNNNNNNNNNNNNNNNNNNNNNNNNNNNNNNNNNNNNNNNNNNNNNNNNNNNNNNNNNNNNNNNNNNNNNNNNNNNNNNNNNNNNNNNNNNNNNNNNNNNNNNNNNNNNNNNNNNNNNNNNNNNNNNNNNNNNNNNNgttcatttaataatttgaagaaaGTTCAGGGACTTTTCTGCAAATACTCTGCCATTTTGTTCACCATTTGCTGcagagaaaattcaagataCTTCACGAATTCCTCCAGCGGCCACCCTTCAATCGGATCCGCCTCAAACGACCACACCATCTTGCACCCGCCGCCGTCGTCTCCGCCGCCAGGCAGCAGCTTCATGGTGGCCACGTACGACTTGAATCCGACGTTGTTGTCCAGGATCTCGTAGGTGAGAATATGTTGGGTCGGATCAATCAATTTCAGCCTCTCGTGGGCCCACTTAATCGATGGTTCTGATGACGACGTCGTGTCGGTGGTGGCGCAGTACCGGATCAGACCCGGCTGCCCCTCTACACCTTCCACGTAGTGACACGTGTCTATTGGAAGCCATTTGTGGAGACTGCAGAAGTCATCGGCCAGCAACGGCCAGATCTCGTGAGGCTTCCCGGCGGTTGTCTCGGCGGAGACTTCCCCTTCCCACTTCGACAGCGGCAGCAACTGTTCTTCcatgagagagagacagagagacagagagagaaaagctTTTGGTCTGTTTTCTCTTCAAGTTCCAAGTCTTTTGACTTTTATAAAcagaacaattaaaaaaaaaaaaaaaaaatcaattatttatttattttttaaaaataagtaattaaaatattcggaAATGGGACATTTATGGGGCGTGTGAATTAAGCTAAGTTTCTACCGTTACAATATTAATatgtaaaattaataaaaaaatattctgtagtttatctaaaaataatatcttgttttaaaaataaaaaataaaaaacaacgtggaaaaaaggaaattacatAACATGATTGTGAAATTACTGTTAAGGACAATCCTCAGGGCCATTATTACG includes:
- the LOC111785704 gene encoding lachrymatory-factor synthase-like codes for the protein MEEQLLPLSKWEGEVSAETTAGKPHEIWPLLADDFCSLHKWLPIDTCHYVEGVEGQPGLIRYCATTDTTSSSEPSIKWAHERLKLIDPTQHILTYEILDNNVGFKSYVATMKLLPGGGDDGGGCKMVWSFEADPIEGWPLEEFVKYLEFSLQQMVNKMAEYLQKSP